One Centroberyx gerrardi isolate f3 chromosome 2, fCenGer3.hap1.cur.20231027, whole genome shotgun sequence DNA window includes the following coding sequences:
- the sptan1 gene encoding spectrin alpha chain, non-erythrocytic 1 isoform X1 encodes MDTTGVKVLETADDIQERRQQVLDRYRRFKELSMVRRQKLEDSYRFQFFRRDAEELEKWIQEKLQIASDENYKDPSNLQGKLQKHQAFEAEVQANAGAIIKLDETGNLMISEGHFASETIRTRLEELHRLWDLLLQRTKEKGMRLLQAQKLVQYLRECEDALDWISDKETMATSEELGQDLEHVELLQKKFEEFQTDLAAHEERVNEVNQLAAKLTQEAHPELELIVRKQDEVNTAWQRLKGLAQQRQGKLFGAAEVQRFNRDVDETISWIKEKEQLMASDDFGRDLASVQALLRKHEGLERDLAALEDKVNTLGGDAERLQQTHPQNASQIHLKKDELITNWEQIRTLAAERHARLNDSYRLQRFTADFRDLTSWVTEMKALINADELANDVAGAEALLDRHQEHKGEIDAHEDSFRATDEAGQALLNTSHYASEEVKEKLGILSEEKESLLELWEVRRQQYEQCMDLQLFYRDTEQVDNWMSKQEAFLLNEDLGDSLDSVEALLKKHEDFEKSLSAQEEKITALDEFATKLIQNNHYAKEDVATRRDALLNRRNALHERAQSRRAALEDSFHLQQFFRDSDELKSWINEKMKTATDEAYKDPSNLQGKVQKHQAFEAELSANQSRIDALQKSGQELLDGKHYASDEVAGRMEEVSSQWKKLLEATELKGIKLREANQQQQFNRNVEDIELWLYEVEGHLASDDYGKDLTSVQNLQKKHALLEADVAAHQDRIDGITIQARQFQEAGHFDADNIRKKQEALVVRYEALREPMAARKQKLSDSLRLQQLFRDVEDEETWIREKEPIAASTNRGKDLIGVQNLLKKHQALQAEISGHEPRIKAVSQKGEAMVDEGHFAGEEVKAKLGELNGRWDTLKGKASQRRQDLEDSLQAQQYFADANEAESWMREKEPIVGSPDYGKDEDSAEALLKKHEALMSDLSAYGSSIQSLKEQAQSCRQQVAPTDDETGKELVLALYDYQEKSPREVTMKKGDILTLLNSTNKDWWKVEVNDRQGFVPAAYVKKLDPTQSSSRENLLDEQGSIGLRQDQIDNQYGTLLELGEKRKDMLEKSCKKFMLFREANELQQWINEKEGALTNEEMGSDLEQVEVLQKKFDDFQKDLKANESRLRDINKVASELESEGLMAEEAPMVQAQQQELLGAAPGKDEADSKNASPWKNVRLAVQTTANFNTIKELNNRWRSLQQLAEERSNMLGSAHEVQRFHRDADETKEWIEEKNQALNTDNYGHDLASVQALQRKHEGFERDLAALGDKVNSLGETAERLIQSHPEAVDDIQEKCTELNTAWSSLVGRADQRKDKLGNSHDLQRFLSDFRDLMSWINGIRGLVSSEELAKDVTGAEALLERHQEHRTEIDARAGTFQAFEQFGQQLLARGHYASPEIQQKLEALDRERADLEKAWVQRRMMLDQCLELQLFNRDCEQAENWMAAREAFLASDDKGDSLDSVEALIKKHEDFDKAINVQEEKIAALQSFADQLIGADHYAKPEIFNRRNEVLDRWRRLKAQMIEKRSKLGESQTLQQFSRDVDEIEAWISEKLQTATDESYKDPTNIQLSKLLSKHQKHQAFEAELHANADRIRGVIDTGNALIQRGACAGSEDAVKARLSALDEQWQFLVNKSAEKSQKLKEANKQQNFNTGIKDFDFWLSEVEALLASEDYGKDLASVNNLLKKHQLLEADISAHEDRLKDLNGQADSLMGSNAFDTTQVKDKRDAVNGRFTKIKSMAAGRRAKLNESHRLHQFFRDLDDEESWIKEKKLLVSSEDYGRDLTGVQNLRKKHKRLEAELGAHEPAIQSVLDTGKKLSDDNTIGQEEIQQRLAQFVDHWKELKDLSGARGQRLEESLEYQQFVANVEEEEAWINEKLNLVGSEDYGDTLAAVQGLLKKHEAFETDFTVHRDRVNDVCANGDELIKKNNHHVDNISAKMAALRGKVSELERAAAQRKAKLDENSAFLQFNWKADVVESWIGEKENSLKTDDYGRDLSSVQTLLTKQETFDAGLQAFQQEGITNITALKDQLLAAKHVQSKAIEARHAALMKRWNQLLSNSAARKKKLLEAQEHFRKVEDLFLTFAKKASAFNSWFENAEEDLTDPVRCNSLEEIRALREAHEAFRSSLSSAQADFNQLAELDRQIKSYQVVSNPYTWFTMEALEETWRNLQKIIKERELELQKEQRRQEENDKLRQEFAQHANAFHQWLQETRTYLLDGSCMVEESGTLESQLEATKRKHQEIRAMRSQLKKIEDLGAAMEEALILDNKYTEHSTVGLAQQWDQLDQLGMRMQHNLEQQIQARNTTGVTEEALKEFSMMFKHFDKEKSGRLNHQEFKSCLRSLGYDLPMVEEGEPDPEFESILDTVDPNRDGNVSLQEYMAFMISRETENVKSSEEIESAFRALSTENKPYVTKEELYQNLTKEQADYCLSHMKPYLDSKGRELPTAFDFVEFTRSLFVN; translated from the exons ATGGACACCACTGGGGTTAAAGTGCTGGAGACAGCCGATGACATCCAGGAGCGCCGGCAGCAGGTGCTGGACCGCTATCGGCGCTTCAAGGAACTGTCGATGGTGCGCCGGCAGAAGCTGGAGGACTCGTACAGGTTTCAGTTCTTCCGCCGCGATGCCGAAGAGCTGGAGAAGTGGATCCAGGAGAAGCTGCAGATCGCCTCCGATGAGAACTACAAGGACCCCTcaaatctgcag GGCAAGCTACAGAAACATCAGGCCTTTGAAGCTGAAGTTCAGGCCAATGCTGGGGCCATCATCAAACTGGACGAGACTGGAAACCTCATGATCAGTGAGGGCCACTTTGCCTCCGAGACCATCCGA ACTCGTCTGGAGGAGCTGCATCGCCTGTGGGACCTCCTCCTGCAGAGAACCAAGGAGAAGGGCATGCGTCTGCTGCAGGCCCAGAAACTGGTGCAGTACCTGCGCGAGTGTGAAGATGCCCTCGACTGGATCAGTGACAAG GAGACCATGGCCACCTCAGAGGAGCTGGGCCAGGACCTGGAGCACGTGGAGCTCCTCCAGAAGAAGTTTGAGGAGTTCCAGACCGACCTGGCGGCCCACGAGGAGCGAGTCAACGAGGTAAATCAGCTCGCTGCCAAACTGACCCAGGAAGCCCACCCTGAGCTCGAGCTGATAGTCCGCAAGCAGGACGAGGTCAACACCGCCTGGCAGCGCCTCAAGGGCCTGGCCCAGCAGAGACAGggcaagctgtttggagctgcTGAGGTGCAGCGCTTCAACAG GGACGTGGATGAGACCATCAGCTGGATCAAGGAGAAGGAGCAGCTGATGGCCTCTGACGACTTTGGCCGTGACCTGGCCAGCGTACAGGCCCTGCTGCGCAAACACGAGGGTCTGGAGAGAGACCTGGCTGCTCTGGAAGACAAG GTGAACACCCTCGGCGGCGACGCGGAGCGCCTGCAGCAGACACATCCCCAGAACGCCTCCCAGATCCACCTGAAGAAGGACGAGCTCATCACCAACTGGGAGCAGATTCGCACTCTGGCCGCTGAGCGCCACGCCCGCCTGAACGACTCCTACCG GCTGCAGCGTTTCACCGCCGACTTTAGGGACCTGACCAGCTGGGTGACGGAGATGAAGGCCCTGATCAATGCTGACGAACTGGCCAACGACGTGGCTGGAGCTGAGGCTCTGCTGGACCGCCACCAGGAGCACAAG GGAGAGATTGATGCCCATGAGGACAGCTTCAGAGCCACTGATGAAGCCGGCCAGGCCTTGCTCAATACAAGCCACTATGCCTCTGAGGAGGTCAAGGAGAAG ctGGGCATCCTGTCAGAGGAGAAGGAGTCTCTGCTGGAGCTGTGGGAGGTTCGCAGGCAGCAGTATGAGCAGTGCATGGACTTGCAGCTCTTCTACAGGGACACCGAACAAGTCGACAACTGGATGAGCAAACAAGAG GCTTTCCTTCTGAATGAGGACCTCGGTGACTCCCTGGACAGTGTAGAGGCCTTGCTGAAGAAACATGAGGACTTTGAGAAGTCGCTCAGTGCTCAGGAAGAGAAGATCACT GCCCTAGATGAGTTCGCTACCAAACTAATCCAGAACAACCACTATGCCAAAGAAGACGTGGCTACCCGCAGAGATGCT CTGCTCAACCGTCGCAACGCCCTGCATGAGCGCGCTCAGTCTCGTCGTGCCGCCTTGGAGGACTCCTTCCACCTGCAGCAGTTCTTCAGGGACTCTGATGAGCTCAAGAGCTGGATCAACGAGAAGATGAAGACTGCCACTGATGAGGCCTACAAG GACCCCTCCAACCTGCAGGGCAAGGTGCAGAAGCACCAAGCCTTCGAAGCGGAGCTGTCTGCTAACCAGAGCCGCATCGACGCCCTGCAGAAGTCTGGCCAGGAGCTGCTGGATGGAAAGCATTACGCCTCAGATGAGGTGGCTGGCCGCATGGAGGAAGTCAGCTCCCAGTGGAAGAAGCTGCTAGAGGCCACTGAGCTCAAAG GCATCAAGCTCCGTGAGGccaaccagcagcagcagttcaacAGGAACGTGGAGGATATCGAGCTGTGGCTGTACGAGGTGGAGGGCCACTTGGCTTCAGACGACTATGGAAAAGACCTGACCAGTGTCCAGAACCTGCAGAAGAAACACGCCCTGCTGGAGGCCGACGTAGCCGCTCACCAG GACCGAATTGATGGCATAACAATCCAGGCACGCCAGTTCCAGGAGGCCGGACATTTCGATGCCGACAACATCCGCAAGAAACAGGAGGCTCTGGTGGTTCGTTATGAGGCTCTGCGTGAGCCCATGGCCGCCCGCAAGCAGAAACTGTCCGACTCCCTTCGGCTCCAGCAGCTCTTCAGAGAcgtggaggatgaggagaccTGGATCCGCGAGAAAGAGCCCATCGCTGCCTCTACTAACAGAG GCAAAGACCTGATTGGTGTCCAGAACCTCCTGAAGAAGCACCAGGCCCTGCAGGCTGAGATCTCCGGTCACGAGCCTCGCATTAAGGCCGTCAGCCAGAAAGGAGAGGCCATGGTTGATGAAG GCCACTTTGCCGGTGAGGAAGTGAAGGCCAAGCTGGGTGAGCTCAATGGACGCTGGGACACATTGAAGGGCAAGGCCTCCCAGAGGAGACAGGACCTGGAGGACTCTCTGCAGGCCCAGCAGTACTTCGCTGACGCTAACGAAGCCGAGTCCTGGATGAGGGAGAAGGAGCCCATCGTGGGGAGCCCAGACTACGGCAAAGACGAGGACTCTGCCGAG GCTCTGCTGAAGAAGCACGAGGCCCTGATGTCTGACCTGAGCGCCTATGGCAGCAGCATCCAGTCCCTGAAGGAACAGGCCCAGTCCTGCAGG CAACAAGTGGCTCCCACTGATGACGAGACCGGGAAGGAGCTGGTCTTGGCCTTGTACGACTACCAGGAGAAGAGTCCCCGCGAAGTCACCATGAAGAAGGGCGACATCCTCACCCTGCTCAACAGCACCAACAAG GACTGGTGGAAGGTGGAGGTCAACGATCGCCAGGGCTTCGTCCCCGCCGCCTACGTGAAGAAGCTGGACCCCACCCAGTCCTCCTCCAGGGAGAACCTCCTGGATGAGCAAGGCAGCATCGGGCTGCGCCAAGACCAGATCGACAACCA GTACGGCACTCTGCTGGAGCTGGGTGAGAAACGCAAGGACAtgctggagaagagctgcaagaAGTTCATGTTGTTCCGCGAGGCCAACGAGCTTCAGCAGTGGATCAACGAGAAGGAGGGCGCCCTCACCAACGAAGAGATGGGCTCCGACCTGGAGCAGGTCGAGGTCCTGCAGAAGAAGTTTGACGACTTCCAGAAG GACCTGAAGGCCAACGAGTCTCGTCTGAGGGACATCAACAAGGTGGCGTCCGAGCTGGAGTCAGAAGGCCTCATGGCTGAGGAGGCCCCCATGGTTCAGGCCCAG CAACAAGAACTGCTTGGCGCAGCTCCTGGCAAG GATGAAGCCGATTCTAAGAATGCATCTCCATGGAAG AATGTACGCTTGGCTGTTCAAACAACGGCTAACTTTAATACTATCAAG GAGCTGAACAATCGCTGGCGGTCCCTGCAGCAGCTggctgaggagaggagcaaCATGCTGGGCAGCGCCCATGAGGTGCAGCGATTCCACAG GGATGCTGATGAGACTAAAGAGTGGATCGAGGAGAAGAACCAGGCCCTCAACACTGACAACTATGGCCACGACTTGGCCAGCGTTCAGGCTCTGCAGCGCAAACACGAGGGCTTTGAGAGAGACCTGGCCGCCCTGGGTGATAAG GTGAACTCCCTTGGCGAGACGGCAGAGCGTCTGATCCAGTCCCACCCAGAGGCAGTGGATGACATCCAGGAGAAATGCACTGAGCTGAACACCGCCTGGAGCAGCCTGGTGGGACGCGCTGACCAGCGCAAAGACAAGCTCGGCAACTCCCACGACCTGCAGCGCTTCCTCTCAGACTTCAG AGATCTGATGTCCTGGATCAATGGCATCCGAGGACTGGTGTCTTCAGAGGAGCTGGCCAAGGATGTGACTGGAGCCGAGGCCCTTCTGGAAAGACACCAG GAGCACCGTACAGAGATCGATGCCCGCGCCGGTACCTTCCAGGCTTTCGAGCAGTTCGGTCAGCAGCTGCTGGCGCGAGGCCACTACGCCAGCCcagagatccagcagaaacTGGAGGCTTTAGATCGCGAGCGTGCTGATCTGGAGAAGGCCTGGGTGCAGCGCCGCATGATGTTGGACCAGTGCCTGGAGCTCCAG CTCTTCAACAGGGACTGTGAGCAGGCTGAGAACTGGATGGCAGCTCGCGAAGCCTTCCTTGCCAGTGATGACAAGGGCGACTCCCTGGACAGCGTGGAGGCTCTCATCAAGAAACATGAGGACTTTGACAAGGCCATCAACGTGCAG GAGGAGAAGATCGCCGCTCTGCAGTCCTTTGCTGACCAGCTGATTGGAGCGGACCATTATGCCAAGCCTGAGATCTTCAACCGCCGCAACGAAGTCCTGGACAG GTGGCGCCGGCTGAAGGCCCAGATGATTGAAAAGCGTTCAAAGCTGGGTGAGTCCCAGACCCTGCAGCAGTTCAGCCGGGACGTGGATGAGATTGAGGCTTGGATCAGCGAGAAGCTGCAGACCGCTACTGACGAATCCTACAAGGACCCTACCAACATCCAG CTGTCCAAGCTGCTG agTAAGCATCAGAAGCACCAGGCGTTTGAGGCCGAGCTGCACGCCAACGCAGACCGAATCCGTGGAGTCATTGATACCGGTAACGCCCTGATCCAGAGGGGCGCCTGCGCCGGCAGCGAGGACGCAGTCAAg GCGCGTCTCAGTGCTCTGGATGAGCAGTGGCAGTTCCTAGTCAACAAGTCAGCAGAGAAGAGCCAGAAACTCAAGGAGGCCAACAAGCAGCAGAACTTCAACACCGGCATCAAGGACTTTGACTTCTGGCTCTCTGAG GTGGAAGCCCTTCTCGCCTCAGAGGATTATGGCAAAGATCTGGCTTCAGTCAACAACCTGCTGAAGAAGCACCAGCTGCTGGAAGCTGATATTTCTGCCCACGAG GATCGTCTGAAGGATCTGAACGGCCAGGCCGACAGCCTGATGGGCAGCAACGCCTTCGACACCACGCAGGTGAAGGACAAGCGCGATGCCGTCAACGGCCGCTTCACCAAGATCAAGAGCATGGCGGCCGGCCGTCGCGCCAAGCTCAACGAGTCCCACCGCCTGCACCAGTTCTTCAGGGACCTGGATGATGAAGAGTCTTGGATCAA AGAAAAGAAGTTGCTTGTGAGCTCGGAGGACTACGGACGTGATTTGACAGGAGTACAGAATCTGAGGAAGAAGCACAAGAGGCTGGAAGCCGAGCTGGGGGCCCATGAGCCGGCCATTCAG TCGGTGCTGGACACGGGGAAGAAGCTGTCCGACGACAACACCATCGGCCAGGAGGAGATCCAGCAGCGGCTCGCCCAGTTTGTCGACCATTGGAAGGAACTCAAGGATTTATCTGGAGCAAG GGGACAGAGGCTGGAGGAGTCGCTGGAGTACCAGCAGTTTGTGGCTAatgtggaagaggaagaagcttGGATTAATGAGAAGTTGAATCTGGTGGGGAGCGAGGACTACGGTGATACACTGGCTGCTGTGCAG GGCTTGCTGAAAAAGCATGAAGCGTTCGAGACCGACTTCACCGTGCACAGAGACAGAGTCAACGATGTGTGTGCTAATGGAGATGAGCTGATCAAGAAG AACAACCATCATGTGGACAACATCAGCGCCAAGATGGCGGCCCTGCGGGGCAAGGTGTCGGAGCTGGAGAGGGCGGCGGCCCAGAGGAAGGCCAAGCTGGACGAGAACTCAGCCTTCCTGCAGTTCAACTGGAAGGCCGACGTGGTGGAGTCCTGGATCG gcgaGAAGGAGAACAGCCTGAAGACGGACGACTACGGCAGAGACCTGTCCTCTGTGCAGACTCTGCTCACCAAGCAGGAAACGTTTGATGCCGGCCTGCAGGCCTTCCAGCAGGAGGGCATCACCAACATCACGGCGCTCAAGGACCAGCTGCTGGCCGCCAAGCACGTCCAGTCCAAGGCCATCGAAGCGCGCCACGCCGCCTTGATGAAGCGCTGGAACCAGCTGCTGTCCAACTCCGCCGCGCGCAAGAAGAAGCTGCTGGAGGCTCAAGAGCACTTCAGAAAg GTTGAGGACTTGTTCCTGACCTTCGCCAAGAAGGCCTCGGCTTTCAACAGCTGGTTCGAGAACGCCGAGGAGGATCTGACGGACCCGGTGCGGTGCAACTCTCTGGAGGAGATTCGGGCTCTCCGCGAAGCCCACGAGGCGTTCCGCTCCTCACTCAGTTCGGCCCAGGCCGACTTCAACCAGCTGGCCGAGCTGGACCGACAGATCAAGAGCTACCAGGTGGTGTCCAACCCCTACACCTGGTTCACCATGGAGGCCCTGGAGGAGACCTGGAGGAACCTACAGAAGATCATCAAG GAGCGAGAGCTGGAGCTGcagaaggagcagaggaggcaggaggagaacgACAAGTTGCGTCAGGAGTTTGCGCAACACGCCAACGCATTCCACCAGTGGCTGCAGGAGACCAG GACATATCTTCTGGATGG GTCTTGTATGGTGGAAGAATCCGGTACCTTGGAGTCCCAGCTGGAGGCCACCAAG cgTAAGCACCAGGAGATCCGGGCCATGCGTAGCCAGCTGAAGAAGATCGAGGACTTGGGCGCGGCCATGGAGGAAGCGCTGATCTTGGACAACAAGTACACAGAGCACAGCACAGTGGGCCTGGCCCAGCAGTGGGACCAGCTGGACCAACTGGGCATGAGGATGCAGCACAACCTGGAGCAGCAGATACAGGCCAG gaACACCACCGGAGTGACAGAAGAGGCTCTGAAGGAGTTCAGCATGATGTTCAA GCACTTTGACAAGGAGAAGTCGGGCCGTCTGAACCACCAGGAGTTCAAGTCGTGTCTGCGCTCGCTGGGCTACGACCTGCCGATGGTGGAGGAGGGCGAGCCGGACCCGGAGTTCGAGTCCATCCTCGACACGGTGGATCCCAACAG AGACGGCAACGTGTCCTTGCAGGAGTACATGGCCTTCATGATCAGCCGCGAGACGGAGAACGTCAAGTCCAGCGAGGAGATCGAGAGCGCCTTCCGCGCCCTGAGCACCGAGAACAAGCCTTACGTCACCAAAGAAGAGCTCTACCAG AACCTGACCAAGGAGCAGGCGGACTACTGCCTCTCGCACATGAAGCCCTACCTAGACAGCAAGGGGCGTGAACTGCCGACGGCCTTCGACTTCGTGGAATTCACCCGCTCGCTCTTTGTCaactga